In Intestinibacillus sp. Marseille-P6563, a single genomic region encodes these proteins:
- a CDS encoding YgiQ family radical SAM protein, whose product MNGFLPISKQDMVDRGWYYCDFLLVTGDAYIDHPSFGTAIISRVLEDAGFRVAILSQPDFTSEADFLAMGRPRYAVLVNAGNIDSMVAHYTAAKKRRHDDAYTPGGMGGKRPDRAATVYAMLARRAFPDTPVILGGIEASLRRFAHYDYWSDQIMPSILSSSGADALMYGMGEHSVVELARAFKAGKKGNDLWRTIRGMGYFAHPGEDIPFPAVECPSYEDVLADKAAYARSVMLQYEQADHVRGKAVLQHHGKRIFVQNPPALPLTTAEMDKVYGLPYMRTYHPSYEALGGVPAIQEVQFSIIHNRGCFGACNFCALAFHQGRYIQARSHESVVHEAEQIAKHPDFKGYIHDVGGPTANFRFPSCKQQEKHGLCAKKRCLFPEACGNLEADHRDYLSLLRKLRQVEGVKKVFVRSGLRYDYMMADNNDEFFLELIKYHISGQLKVAPEHMSDHALYYMGKPSFSIYEKFRERYTRINEKLGKKQYLVPYLMSSHPGATLDDAILLAEYLNRVGYMPEQVQDFYPTPGTLSTAMYYSGLDPRTMKPVYVAKTAEEKAMQRALLQWRRPDKRPIVLAALKKAGREDLIGFGKECLIRPARGQSAPSTGRKNAPHRDGKAAGSADAGRYKPMARKKGWAKPKKKK is encoded by the coding sequence ATGAACGGTTTTCTCCCGATCAGCAAACAGGATATGGTGGACCGCGGCTGGTACTATTGTGATTTTCTGCTGGTCACCGGCGATGCGTACATCGATCATCCGTCGTTCGGCACCGCGATCATCTCGCGCGTGCTCGAGGACGCCGGGTTCCGCGTGGCGATTTTAAGCCAGCCCGATTTCACCAGTGAAGCCGACTTTCTCGCCATGGGCCGCCCGCGCTATGCGGTGCTGGTCAATGCGGGCAACATCGACTCCATGGTTGCCCACTATACGGCCGCCAAAAAGCGTCGCCACGATGATGCCTACACTCCCGGCGGGATGGGCGGCAAGCGTCCCGACCGCGCGGCGACCGTCTATGCCATGCTGGCGCGCCGCGCCTTTCCGGATACACCGGTCATTCTGGGCGGCATCGAAGCCAGCCTGCGGCGGTTTGCGCATTACGATTACTGGTCCGACCAGATCATGCCCTCGATTTTGTCCTCCTCGGGCGCGGACGCGCTGATGTACGGCATGGGCGAGCACTCGGTCGTCGAACTGGCGCGCGCGTTTAAGGCCGGCAAAAAGGGCAATGATTTGTGGCGCACCATCCGCGGCATGGGGTATTTCGCCCATCCAGGCGAGGACATCCCCTTCCCGGCCGTTGAATGCCCATCCTATGAAGATGTGCTGGCCGACAAGGCAGCCTATGCCCGTTCGGTCATGCTGCAATATGAACAGGCCGACCATGTGCGCGGCAAAGCGGTCTTGCAGCACCACGGCAAGCGTATTTTTGTGCAAAATCCGCCCGCTCTGCCGCTGACCACGGCCGAAATGGACAAGGTCTATGGCCTTCCTTATATGCGCACCTATCACCCGTCCTATGAGGCGCTGGGCGGCGTGCCCGCCATTCAGGAAGTGCAGTTTTCCATCATCCACAATCGTGGCTGCTTTGGCGCCTGCAACTTCTGTGCCCTGGCCTTTCATCAGGGGCGGTACATCCAGGCGCGCAGCCACGAATCGGTGGTACACGAAGCCGAACAGATCGCCAAACACCCGGATTTCAAGGGATACATCCACGATGTCGGCGGGCCGACGGCCAACTTCCGGTTCCCCTCCTGCAAGCAGCAGGAAAAGCACGGCCTGTGTGCCAAAAAGCGCTGCCTGTTCCCGGAGGCCTGCGGCAATCTGGAAGCCGACCACCGCGATTATCTGTCGCTTTTGCGCAAACTGCGGCAGGTCGAAGGTGTCAAAAAGGTGTTTGTGCGCTCCGGCCTGCGCTATGACTATATGATGGCGGACAACAACGACGAGTTTTTCCTCGAACTCATCAAATATCACATTTCCGGGCAGCTCAAAGTCGCGCCCGAACACATGAGCGACCACGCGCTCTATTACATGGGCAAGCCGTCCTTCTCGATCTATGAGAAATTCCGCGAACGGTATACGCGCATCAACGAAAAGCTGGGCAAAAAGCAATACCTGGTGCCCTACCTGATGAGTTCGCACCCGGGCGCGACGCTGGATGACGCCATCTTGCTGGCCGAATACCTCAACCGGGTCGGCTACATGCCTGAACAGGTGCAGGACTTCTATCCCACTCCGGGCACCCTGTCCACGGCCATGTATTATTCCGGTCTGGACCCGCGCACGATGAAGCCAGTCTATGTGGCCAAGACTGCTGAGGAAAAGGCCATGCAGCGCGCGCTGCTGCAATGGCGGCGGCCGGACAAACGGCCCATCGTCCTCGCGGCGCTCAAGAAGGCCGGACGCGAAGACCTGATTGGATTCGGCAAGGAATGCCTCATCCGTCCCGCACGGGGCCAGAGCGCGCCGAGCACAGGACGCAAAAACGCCCCGCATCGCGACGGCAAAGCGGCCGGTTCTGCCGATGCCGGACGGTACAAGCCGATGGCGCGCAAAAAGGGCTGGGCCAAGCCTAAGAAAAAGAAATAA
- the ilvB gene encoding biosynthetic-type acetolactate synthase large subunit, with the protein MKINGSQIFVEVLVEQGVDTIFGYPGGAVLDIYDALYKNSDRVRHILTAHEQGAAHAADGYARATGKTGVCLATSGPGATNLVTGIATAYMDSIPMVAITGNVGTKLIGKDSFQEVYIAGITMPITKHNFTVRRVEELADVLRDAFRIAQTGRPGPVLVDIPKDVMVAECEFENKAPLDTSVHFEVQDSDFQRIAAAINAAERPVVYFGGGVATADAGKQLSELLHKANIPAVSTIMAIGVLPADDPFNLGMIGMHGKVSCGFAVDKADLVIALGARFSDRVATDPNAFAPNAKIIHADIDAAEINKNMATDDSIVADAKTFLEGVLPYVEAREHKEWLAQIDDWKKRMDYRAKDDASVLKPHQVIGTIADLAGDDAIIVTDVGQHQMWAAQYSRRSHTRQFITSGGLGTMGFGYGAAIGAQIACPGKRVVHITGDGSFHMNLQEMCTTVSYDLPVITVVMNNQVLGMVRQWQTMFYGKRYSATDPHRKTDFVKLAEAFGGQGMRCTNLEEFQQAFAKALTNQGPTLIDCVMDCDERVLPMIPAGKSVRNIVID; encoded by the coding sequence ATGAAAATCAATGGCTCGCAGATCTTTGTCGAAGTCCTGGTTGAGCAGGGCGTCGATACTATTTTCGGATATCCCGGCGGCGCGGTGCTGGATATCTACGATGCGCTGTATAAAAACAGCGACCGCGTGCGCCATATTCTGACCGCGCACGAACAGGGCGCCGCCCATGCGGCCGACGGTTATGCCCGCGCCACCGGCAAGACCGGTGTTTGTCTGGCAACGAGCGGTCCGGGTGCGACCAACCTGGTCACCGGCATCGCAACGGCCTATATGGATTCCATCCCCATGGTTGCCATCACCGGCAACGTCGGCACCAAGCTGATCGGCAAGGACTCCTTCCAGGAGGTCTACATCGCCGGTATCACCATGCCGATCACCAAGCATAATTTCACTGTTCGCCGGGTCGAAGAACTGGCCGACGTGCTGCGCGACGCGTTCCGCATTGCCCAGACCGGCCGCCCGGGTCCGGTTTTGGTCGATATCCCGAAGGATGTCATGGTGGCCGAGTGTGAGTTTGAAAACAAGGCGCCGCTGGACACCAGCGTTCATTTCGAGGTACAGGACAGCGACTTCCAGCGCATTGCAGCGGCCATCAACGCGGCTGAGCGTCCGGTTGTTTACTTTGGCGGCGGCGTTGCCACCGCAGACGCCGGCAAGCAGCTGAGCGAACTGCTGCACAAGGCCAACATCCCGGCGGTCAGCACCATCATGGCCATCGGTGTTCTGCCGGCCGACGACCCGTTCAATCTGGGCATGATCGGCATGCACGGCAAGGTATCGTGCGGCTTTGCCGTCGATAAGGCCGATTTGGTCATCGCGCTGGGCGCGCGTTTCTCCGACCGCGTGGCGACCGACCCGAACGCCTTTGCTCCCAATGCGAAAATCATCCACGCCGACATCGATGCGGCGGAAATCAATAAGAACATGGCGACCGACGACTCGATCGTCGCAGACGCCAAGACCTTCCTGGAAGGCGTGCTGCCGTATGTCGAAGCGCGCGAGCACAAGGAATGGCTGGCGCAGATCGATGACTGGAAAAAGCGCATGGACTACCGCGCCAAGGATGACGCCAGCGTCTTGAAGCCGCACCAGGTCATCGGCACGATCGCCGATTTGGCGGGCGACGATGCAATCATCGTTACCGACGTCGGCCAGCACCAGATGTGGGCAGCTCAGTACAGCCGCCGCAGCCACACCCGACAGTTCATCACTTCGGGCGGCTTGGGCACCATGGGCTTTGGCTATGGCGCCGCCATCGGCGCACAGATCGCCTGCCCGGGCAAGCGTGTCGTACATATCACGGGCGATGGCTCGTTCCACATGAATTTGCAGGAGATGTGCACCACGGTTTCCTACGACCTGCCTGTCATCACGGTCGTCATGAACAACCAGGTGCTCGGCATGGTTCGCCAGTGGCAGACCATGTTCTACGGCAAGCGGTATTCGGCTACCGACCCGCACCGCAAGACCGATTTTGTCAAGCTCGCCGAAGCCTTTGGCGGTCAGGGCATGCGCTGCACCAATCTGGAAGAATTCCAGCAGGCGTTTGCCAAGGCACTGACCAACCAGGGCCCGACCCTGATCGACTGCGTGATGGACTGCGACGAGCGCGTCCTGCCCATGATCCCGGCCGGCAAGTCGGTCCGCAACATCGTCATTGATTAA
- the ilvD gene encoding dihydroxy-acid dehydratase: MPRRSDNITAGPERMPNRSLLRACGLTDEEMNRPIIGVVSAYSEIIPGHINLDKIADAVKAGVRMAGGTPVLVPAIGVCDGIAMGHIGMKYSLASRELIADSVETLAQAHQLDGLVLIPNCDKIVPGMLMAAARLNIPAILVSGGPMLAGHFGGEEVSLSKTFEAVGAYKAGIMDEATFYEAECNSCPGCGSCAGMYTANSMNCLSEAIGMALPGNGTTPAVSAARIHLAKHAGMQIMELVEKDIKPRDILTPAAFRNALCCEMAIGCSTNSVLHLLAIANEAGVPLKLETLNELSAQVPNICHLAPAGPHHIEQLYAAGGVPAIMKELTKRDFLDLSLITCTGKTVGENLEGVVNKNPEVVRPIENPYSQTGGIAVLWGNIAKDGCVVKRSAVAPEMMVHEGPARVFDCEEDAIDAIYNGKIVAGDVVIIRYEGPKGGPGMREMLNPTSALAGMKLDTTVALITDGRFSGASRGASIGHVSPEAASGGEIGLVQEGDIIAIDIPNSKVNVKVSDEELEARRAKYVPREPNVKSGWLYRYSRQVTSADQGAVLR, encoded by the coding sequence ATGCCCAGAAGAAGCGACAACATCACCGCAGGTCCCGAACGTATGCCCAACCGTTCGCTGCTGCGTGCCTGCGGCCTGACCGACGAGGAAATGAACCGCCCGATCATCGGCGTGGTATCGGCCTATTCCGAGATCATTCCCGGCCACATCAACCTGGATAAGATCGCCGACGCCGTTAAGGCGGGCGTGCGCATGGCAGGCGGTACCCCGGTGCTCGTTCCGGCCATCGGCGTATGCGACGGCATCGCCATGGGTCACATTGGTATGAAATATTCGCTCGCCTCCCGCGAGCTCATCGCTGACAGCGTGGAAACGCTGGCACAGGCCCATCAGCTCGACGGCCTGGTACTGATTCCGAACTGCGATAAGATCGTGCCCGGTATGCTCATGGCAGCCGCACGTCTGAATATCCCGGCTATCCTGGTATCCGGCGGCCCGATGTTGGCCGGTCACTTCGGCGGCGAAGAGGTTTCGCTGTCCAAGACCTTCGAGGCAGTTGGTGCGTACAAGGCCGGCATCATGGACGAAGCGACGTTCTATGAAGCTGAATGCAATTCCTGCCCGGGCTGCGGCTCGTGCGCAGGCATGTACACCGCAAACTCCATGAACTGCCTGTCCGAAGCCATCGGCATGGCTCTGCCCGGCAACGGTACCACCCCGGCGGTATCGGCGGCGCGTATCCATCTGGCCAAGCATGCCGGTATGCAGATCATGGAACTGGTTGAAAAGGACATCAAGCCGCGCGACATCCTGACCCCGGCTGCCTTCCGCAACGCGCTGTGCTGCGAAATGGCCATCGGCTGCTCGACCAACTCGGTGCTGCACCTGTTGGCCATCGCCAACGAAGCCGGCGTTCCGCTGAAACTGGAAACGCTCAACGAACTGTCCGCACAGGTGCCGAATATCTGCCATCTGGCACCCGCTGGCCCGCACCACATTGAACAGCTTTACGCCGCAGGTGGTGTGCCGGCCATCATGAAGGAACTGACCAAGCGTGATTTCCTCGACCTGTCGCTCATCACCTGCACGGGCAAGACCGTCGGCGAAAACCTCGAAGGCGTCGTGAATAAAAACCCCGAAGTCGTTCGTCCGATCGAAAATCCGTATTCGCAGACCGGCGGTATCGCGGTTCTGTGGGGCAACATCGCCAAGGACGGCTGTGTCGTCAAGCGTTCGGCGGTTGCACCCGAGATGATGGTGCATGAAGGTCCGGCACGTGTCTTTGACTGCGAAGAGGATGCCATCGACGCCATCTACAACGGCAAGATCGTGGCTGGCGATGTGGTCATCATCCGCTACGAAGGCCCGAAGGGTGGCCCCGGCATGCGTGAGATGCTCAATCCGACTTCGGCGCTGGCTGGCATGAAACTGGACACCACGGTAGCGCTCATCACCGACGGTCGTTTCTCCGGCGCGTCCCGCGGTGCATCCATCGGCCATGTATCGCCCGAGGCGGCATCCGGCGGCGAGATCGGCCTGGTGCAGGAAGGCGACATCATCGCCATCGACATCCCGAACAGCAAGGTCAATGTCAAGGTATCCGACGAAGAACTGGAAGCCCGTCGCGCGAAGTATGTACCGCGCGAGCCCAATGTCAAGTCGGGCTGGCTGTACCGGTATTCTCGTCAGGTCACTTCGGCCGACCAGGGCGCCGTACTCCGATAA
- a CDS encoding DHHW family protein → MKNLSEKVNTLLFGGFLGVFALCGLLLPDKEFSEMENRTLEQTPQFSLSALFDGTYADQTETHLADQFVLRDASVAAKTAMETLVGRHEFNGVYLADGRLIERIDEPEEERLAANIQAVQNLGQGLEVPVTLALAPTAASVYADTLPKGAPSADQDALLSRIYDACGVQTVDLASALSAHKDEYIFYRTDHHWTSLGAYYGAEALLSSLGLEGKDLADLTPERVTEDFNGTLFSSSGVRTVQPDAIDLYVPQGKAQVESWRTGAPEEGTLYDLSYLEKKDKYSLFLGGNQPLCILRTGNPGGKLLLVRDSYADSLAPFLLDSFSEIHLFDARYFKQPLTSYVQQNDIDQVVLLFSLKNFLTDTDLQLVCK, encoded by the coding sequence ATGAAAAACCTTTCCGAAAAAGTCAATACGCTGCTGTTTGGCGGCTTTTTGGGGGTGTTCGCCCTGTGCGGCCTGCTGCTGCCCGATAAGGAGTTTTCCGAGATGGAAAACCGCACCCTGGAGCAGACCCCGCAGTTTTCGCTGAGCGCCCTGTTTGACGGCACCTATGCCGACCAAACCGAAACACATCTGGCCGACCAGTTCGTGCTGCGCGATGCAAGTGTGGCCGCCAAGACGGCCATGGAAACGCTGGTAGGTCGGCACGAGTTCAACGGCGTGTATCTGGCGGATGGCCGCCTGATCGAGCGCATCGACGAACCCGAGGAGGAACGCCTTGCCGCCAATATTCAGGCAGTGCAAAACCTGGGGCAGGGGCTCGAGGTACCGGTCACGCTGGCGCTCGCCCCCACGGCTGCTTCGGTCTATGCCGACACCCTGCCCAAGGGCGCGCCCTCGGCCGATCAGGACGCCCTGCTGTCCCGCATTTATGACGCCTGCGGTGTGCAGACGGTCGATTTGGCAAGCGCTTTGAGCGCGCATAAGGACGAATATATCTTCTACCGCACCGACCACCACTGGACCAGCCTGGGCGCATATTATGGCGCCGAAGCGCTGCTTTCGTCCTTAGGGCTGGAGGGCAAGGACCTCGCGGACCTCACGCCCGAGCGGGTGACCGAGGACTTCAACGGCACGCTCTTTTCCTCGTCGGGCGTGCGTACCGTGCAGCCGGACGCGATTGACTTATATGTCCCGCAGGGCAAGGCGCAGGTCGAATCGTGGCGGACGGGCGCGCCCGAAGAAGGTACGCTCTACGATTTGTCCTACCTCGAGAAGAAGGACAAGTATTCGCTGTTCCTGGGCGGCAATCAGCCGCTTTGCATCCTACGTACCGGGAACCCGGGCGGCAAGCTGCTGCTCGTGCGCGACTCGTATGCGGACAGTCTGGCGCCCTTCCTGCTGGACTCGTTTTCAGAAATTCATCTGTTTGACGCGCGGTATTTCAAGCAGCCGCTTACAAGCTATGTGCAGCAAAACGACATCGACCAGGTCGTGCTGCTGTTTTCGCTGAAAAATTTCCTGACCGACACCGATTTGCAGCTGGTGTGCAAGTAA
- a CDS encoding DUF421 domain-containing protein: MAISFLRTLILYATIIIALRLMGKRQVGELEPSELVVTILISELAAIPMQDVTVSLFAGVIPILTLISLEILISFLCLKNRRLRRVFNGRAAVIIQNGKLNRKKMADLRLTTDEVMEALRQKNIASPAEVKCAVIEPSGQLSYVLYPKSQPVTASMLDLDPPQQGLPLIVVSDGKPILGNLRQLGLEISDIEKRIRKARIPSLSEVFLMTLDDCGNEFIQRKEV, from the coding sequence ATGGCTATTTCTTTTCTCCGCACACTCATCCTCTATGCCACCATCATCATCGCGCTGCGGCTGATGGGCAAGCGGCAGGTGGGCGAACTGGAACCGTCCGAACTGGTGGTGACCATCCTCATCTCCGAACTGGCGGCCATCCCCATGCAGGATGTGACCGTATCGCTGTTTGCAGGCGTCATCCCCATCCTGACGCTGATCTCGCTGGAAATCCTCATTTCCTTCCTGTGCCTGAAAAACCGCCGCTTGCGGCGGGTATTCAACGGCCGCGCGGCGGTCATCATCCAAAACGGCAAATTAAACCGCAAAAAAATGGCCGACCTGCGCCTGACGACCGACGAAGTGATGGAGGCGCTTCGGCAAAAGAACATCGCCTCCCCGGCCGAGGTCAAATGCGCGGTCATCGAGCCGAGCGGCCAGCTGTCCTATGTGCTCTACCCCAAGAGCCAGCCGGTCACGGCTTCCATGCTCGATTTGGACCCGCCGCAGCAGGGCCTGCCGCTCATCGTCGTATCGGATGGCAAACCCATTCTGGGCAATCTCCGGCAGCTCGGTCTGGAGATCAGCGACATCGAAAAACGCATCCGCAAAGCGCGCATCCCGTCTTTGTCCGAGGTCTTCCTCATGACGCTGGACGACTGCGGCAATGAATTCATCCAGCGCAAGGAGGTCTAA
- a CDS encoding YoaK family protein, with product MRTLHEPAQMSESVRLGAVLAVTGGFFDAYTYLCRGGVFANAQTGNMVLLGTDLATGQWAHAMHYVLPILAFALGVAAAEWVKLNFKTRPIGVHWRQIVILAELLLVVLVGFLPQSANMAANTLVSFICALQVESFRKMRGSAFATTMCTGNLRSATEQFVRWRTDGDDEARRKAGRYAVIIVYFIAGAALGVGCVHLWGDRAVLLCCALLALAFGLMFREKTA from the coding sequence ATGAGAACGCTGCACGAACCCGCCCAGATGTCCGAGTCGGTGCGCCTGGGGGCGGTGCTGGCCGTGACGGGCGGTTTTTTTGATGCCTATACCTATTTGTGCCGGGGCGGGGTATTCGCCAACGCCCAGACCGGCAATATGGTGCTGCTGGGCACCGATTTGGCGACCGGACAATGGGCGCATGCCATGCACTACGTGCTGCCTATTTTGGCGTTTGCCCTGGGGGTCGCGGCCGCCGAATGGGTGAAACTGAATTTTAAGACCCGCCCCATCGGCGTACACTGGCGGCAGATCGTCATTTTGGCCGAGCTGCTTCTGGTGGTGCTGGTCGGTTTTCTGCCTCAGTCGGCCAACATGGCGGCCAATACGCTGGTATCGTTTATCTGCGCGTTGCAGGTCGAGTCGTTCCGCAAGATGCGCGGCAGCGCCTTTGCGACTACCATGTGCACCGGCAACCTGCGCTCGGCCACCGAGCAGTTCGTGCGCTGGCGCACCGATGGAGATGACGAAGCCCGGCGCAAGGCCGGGCGGTATGCGGTGATTATTGTGTATTTTATCGCGGGGGCCGCCCTGGGCGTCGGATGCGTCCACCTGTGGGGCGACCGGGCGGTGCTTCTGTGCTGCGCGCTCCTCGCGTTGGCGTTTGGGCTCATGTTCCGCGAAAAGACCGCTTAA
- the ilvN gene encoding acetolactate synthase small subunit — protein MQKYILSVMVKNNAGVLARVSSLFGRRGFNIDSLTVSATTDPTISRMSIIVQGDEATLEQIIKQVSKLEEAIWVEQLWEDESYCKELVFVKVLAENAASRESIREVAEVYNANIVESTHNAIIVELTEVPSRIDAFLDVISNFEIIEMCRSGVTAMMK, from the coding sequence ATGCAGAAATATATCCTGTCGGTCATGGTGAAGAACAACGCCGGTGTTCTGGCGCGTGTGTCCAGCCTGTTTGGCCGCCGCGGCTTCAACATCGATTCGCTGACCGTATCGGCGACCACTGACCCGACCATTTCGCGTATGTCCATCATCGTCCAGGGCGATGAGGCAACGCTCGAACAGATCATCAAACAGGTATCCAAGCTGGAAGAAGCTATTTGGGTCGAACAGCTTTGGGAGGACGAAAGCTACTGCAAAGAGCTGGTATTCGTCAAGGTTTTGGCCGAAAATGCGGCGTCGCGGGAAAGCATCCGCGAGGTGGCGGAGGTCTATAATGCCAACATCGTCGAATCCACCCACAACGCCATCATCGTGGAACTGACCGAGGTGCCCAGCCGTATCGACGCGTTCCTGGATGTCATCTCCAACTTTGAGATCATCGAGATGTGCCGTTCGGGCGTGACCGCGATGATGAAATAA
- a CDS encoding DUF4363 family protein: MKRVITAVILLLLVVAACFGSYRYITNSTTAVRDALTVTQQSVEAGDFTAARADMERSYALWREHYNRLSTLVRHNEIDDTERLFQRARQALDNHDANESLLQLRDLRALLAHLPEMERPIYSNLI; encoded by the coding sequence ATGAAACGGGTCATCACTGCCGTTATTTTGCTGCTTTTGGTCGTAGCCGCCTGTTTCGGCTCGTACCGCTATATCACAAACTCCACCACCGCGGTGCGTGACGCGCTGACGGTCACCCAGCAAAGCGTGGAAGCCGGGGACTTCACAGCCGCACGGGCCGATATGGAGCGCAGCTATGCGCTGTGGCGCGAGCATTACAACCGCTTGAGCACACTCGTGCGCCACAATGAGATCGACGACACCGAGCGTTTGTTCCAGCGCGCCCGGCAGGCGCTGGACAACCACGATGCCAATGAATCGCTGCTGCAACTGCGCGATCTGCGCGCCCTGCTCGCTCATTTGCCCGAGATGGAGCGGCCAATCTATTCCAACCTGATTTAA
- the ilvC gene encoding ketol-acid reductoisomerase, producing the protein MVKMYYDSDCNLSLLDGKTVAILGFGSQGHAHAMNLKDSGVNVVVGLRPGSKHEKKAKDYGLQVMTMAEAAAAGDIVMMLVPDEKQADIYKEVVEPNLKPGNALAFAHGFNIHFKQIIPPADVDVIMIAPKAPGHTVRRTYVEGKGIPDLVCVHQDATGKAMDIALAYAAGIGGGRAGILESTFRTETETDLFGEQAVLCGGVCELMKAGFETLVEAGYAPENAYFECIHEMKLIVDLINEGGFAKMRYSISDTAEYGDYRTGKRIITEETRKEMKKILREIQDGTFASEWIQENRAGGRAKFLATRQLEAETELEEVGKKLRGMMSWMKK; encoded by the coding sequence ATGGTAAAGATGTACTATGATTCCGACTGCAATCTGTCCCTGCTCGACGGCAAGACCGTTGCCATTCTGGGCTTCGGTTCCCAGGGCCATGCTCATGCCATGAACCTGAAGGATTCGGGCGTCAATGTTGTTGTTGGCCTGCGTCCGGGTTCCAAGCATGAGAAGAAGGCAAAGGACTACGGCCTTCAGGTTATGACCATGGCGGAAGCTGCTGCTGCCGGCGACATCGTTATGATGCTGGTTCCGGACGAAAAGCAGGCAGACATCTATAAGGAAGTGGTAGAGCCCAACCTCAAGCCGGGCAACGCACTGGCATTTGCACATGGCTTCAACATCCACTTCAAGCAGATCATCCCGCCGGCTGACGTGGACGTTATCATGATCGCTCCGAAGGCTCCGGGCCACACGGTACGTCGTACCTACGTAGAAGGCAAGGGTATCCCGGATCTGGTTTGCGTACATCAGGATGCAACCGGCAAGGCAATGGACATCGCTCTGGCTTACGCTGCTGGCATCGGCGGCGGCCGTGCAGGTATCCTGGAATCCACCTTCCGCACCGAGACCGAAACCGACTTGTTCGGCGAGCAGGCTGTTCTGTGCGGCGGCGTATGCGAACTGATGAAGGCTGGTTTTGAGACTCTGGTAGAAGCTGGCTACGCACCGGAGAACGCATACTTCGAATGCATCCATGAGATGAAGCTGATCGTTGACCTGATCAACGAGGGCGGCTTTGCTAAGATGCGTTACTCGATCTCTGACACCGCAGAATACGGCGATTACCGCACCGGTAAGCGCATCATCACCGAGGAGACCCGCAAGGAAATGAAGAAGATCCTGCGCGAGATCCAGGACGGCACCTTCGCTTCCGAATGGATTCAGGAGAACCGTGCAGGCGGCCGTGCGAAGTTCCTGGCAACCCGTCAGCTGGAAGCTGAGACCGAACTCGAAGAAGTTGGTAAGAAGCTGCGCGGCATGATGAGCTGGATGAAGAAGTAA